In the genome of Streptomyces violaceoruber, the window TGGGCGCCAAGCGCACCCCCGACCTGATCCCGTTGTGCCACCCGTTGTCGGTCTCCGGTGTGAAACTGGACCTGTCGGTCGCGGACGACGCCGTGGAGATCACCGCCACGGTGCGGACGACGGATCGCACGGGCGTCGAGATGGAGGCGCTCACCGCGGTCTCCGTCGCCGCCCTCACCGTGGTCGACATGGTCAAGGCGGTCGACAAGGGAGCGGTCATCACGGACGTGCGGGTGGAACAGAAGACGGGCGGCAAGTCCGGCGACTGGACCAGGTCATGACGCCGGACGCCGGCGTGGGAGGCGCCCTCCTCGGGCCGTACGCCGCCCTGGTGGTCACGGCGTCCAACCGGGCCGCCGCCGGTGTCTACGAGGACAGGGGCGGACCCCTGATCGCCGAGGGGCTGCGCCGCTTCGGCTTCGCCGTCGACGGCCCGCAGGTCGTGCCCGACGGCGACCCCGTGCGGGCCGCCCTCCGCGCGGGCGTCGAAGCGGGCTTCGACGTGATCGTCACCACCGGCGGCACCGGCATCTCGCCGACCGACCGCACCCCGGAGGCCACCCGGGCCGTGATCGACCGGGAGGTCCCGGGCATCGCGGAGGCGATCCGGGCGTACGGCCGCGACAAGGTGCCGGCCGCGGCGCTCTCCAGGGGACTGGCCGGAGTGGCGGGCGGCACGCTGATCGTCAACCTGCCGGGCTCCTCCGGCGGGGTGAAGGACGGCCTCGCGGTGCTGGAGCCGCTGCTGAAGCACGCCGTGGACCAGATCCGCGGCGGCGACCACCCGAGACCAGCCAGCGGTGGGGGTGCGAGCTGAACGGCCCGTCCTGGCCCGCCGAGCTGACGGACGGCGACATCGTCCTGAGGCCGATAAAGCTGCGCGACCAGCGGACCTGGCGCGAGGTCAACCGGCGCAACCGGGACTGGCTGCGACCGTGGGAGGCCACCATCCCGCCGCCCGGGCCCGGCGGCCCGATCGCGCACCGGCCGACCTACCGGCAGATGGTGCGGCACCTGAGGTCCGAGGCCCACGCGGGCCGGATGCTGCCGTTCGTCATCGAGTACCAGGGGCGGCTGGTCGGCCAGTTGACGGTGGCCGGCATCACCTGGGGCTCGATGTGCTCCGGACACGTCGGCTACTGGGTGGACGAGGCGGTGGCCGGCCGCGGGGTGATGCCGACGGCCGTGGCGCTGGCCGTGGACCACTGTTTCCGCACCGTCGGACTGCACCGCGTCGAGGTCTGCATTCGCCCCGAGAACGCGCCGAGCCGCCGGGTGGTGGAGAAACTCGGATTCCGCGAGGAGGGTCTCAGGCCGCGTTATCTCCACATCGACGGAGCCTGGCGGGACCATCTCGTCTTCGCGCTCACCGCGGAAGAGGTTCCCGAAGGACTGCTGCGGCGATGGCACCGGTCACGGCACCGCAGTACCCCCAACGCGGGGAACAGCGGCAGCACCGGCAACGCCGGGAATTGAATAAACGTTCGAAATTGATCGGGCCGTGACCATCCCGAAGCGGATAATTTCGCGGTCCTGGCAGTCGGCTGATCGGATCGATCACAAGAAAAGTTCGAAATATCAGCCAGATCGTGCGACACACCGGCTCAATTGGCGGATGGCCTCACGCAAACCCCTCTACCGTGTGAGGCGTGAGCAGCAGCGGCCTCATCTACGCAGTCATCGTCGGGGCCTGGGCCGCCTACTTGGTGCCGATGTGGCTCCGTAGGCAGGACGAGCTGAACGAGGCCCGTCCGACCGAACGCTTCAGCACCGCCATCCGGCTCCTGTCCGGACGGGCGGGCATGGAGCGCCGGTACGCCAAGGACCTGCGGTCGCGCCCCGCCGACGAGGCGGGGCCCGACGCCGACGCTCCGGACGCCGTCACCGACTCGGTGGACGTCCGGGCCTTCGCCGTGTCCCGGACCCGACGGCACACCCGGCCGACCCCGCCCCGGCAGGCGGCGGAGCGGCCCGAAACGGCGCGCCCGCGGGCGGGCGGCCCCGAGGACGGGCCGAGACCCGGACAGTCCGCGGAACCCGGCCGCCAGGCCGGCACCGGCGCGGCACCGGCGCGGGAGCGGGTGCCGCAGGCGCGTCGCGCACCCGTCTCACCGGGGGCCGCGGCACGGGCCCGGCGCAGCAAGGCGCTCGCCCGCCGCCGGCGCACCACCGTGATGCTGTTCCTTGCCTTCACGCTCGGCTCGGTCGTCGCGGCGGTCGGCGGGCTCGCGTTCCTGTGGGCGCCGGGAGTGCCCGCGGTGCTGCTCAGCGCCTACATCGCCCATCTGCGGGCGCAGGAGCGCCGGCGCTTCGCCTTCCAGATGGACCGCCGCCAGGCCGAGGCCGCCGCACAGCGACTGCGCGACCGCGACCCGCGCCCGCGCCGGCGCGGACCCGCCCCCGCCGCTCCCGGCACCGTCGGCGACCTCGACGCCGAGGAGCCGGACGACGGACCCGAGACGGAGTCCGGCGCCGGAATGTCCGCGCTCGCCGCGGACCGGCGCGCCCTGGTCGAGCAGACCGACCACGCCGAATGGGTCGACCAGCAGCGGGAACGCCGGGGGCGCCCGCAGGGCGACAGCTGGGACCCGGTGCCGGTGCCCCTGCCCACCTACGTGACCGCCCCGGTCGCCCCCCGCGCCACGCCCGACGTGGACCTCGCGGCGCCGGACGCGTGGAGCTCGGCCCGCTCCTCGGCCGTCGCACCCGACCAGGAGGACGCCGCCCGGGCCTCCGGCGCGGACCGGGACCGCCCGGCGGACGCACCGGCGCACGCACCGGCCGAGGAGCGCCCGGAGGCCCCTGCCCGCAGCGGTGCCCGCCGTGCCGCGTCGGCCCGCCGGGCCCGGGAGCGGGGCCGCACGCCGCTCTTCGACCAGTACGACGACGGCGACCGACCCCGCGCGGCCAACGAGTAGCCGGAAGGGATTTTTGTGCAGGCCGGACGGGGTGCTAGAGTTTCACTCGTTGCAAGGGCCTGTGGCGCAGTCTGGTAGCGCACCTCGTTCGCATCGAGGGGGTCTGGGGTTCAAATCCCCACAGGTCCACGCACATTGACGAAGGTCCCGTCCGATCATCACGATCGGACGGGACCTTCGTCGTTCCCCGGCCCAGACTCAACTCCGGCCCCGGCACCGCCCGCGCCGCCGAGACGCATCCGTGATCATGTACAGCGCAACCATCGGTGTTTCCCATGGGTCACCTGTGCGCGGTGTCACGCAGTGGCACCTTCTTGTCGTCCGGGGAACGGAAGAAGCACACATGAGACCTAGCTCCCTGCGCTCGCCGTGGACGCGTGCGGCCGTGGCCGGGGCGGCCGCCGCCGGGCTCGCCGCGGCCGGACTGGCCGGCGTCGCCCACGCGGCGGACGACCAGCCACCGCTGCCCGTCACGATCACCGGTCCGGACCGGGTGGACCTGGCGCTCGACGGAGCCGAGGGCGAACCGGGGCGGCCGCAGATCGAACTCGGGCTCGCCGGCCCGGGGGAGTACGACCCGGACAGCGACACGGACCCGAAGCCGATCCCCAACAGCGGCTACAAGGTCACCATCGACGCCACCGCGCTCAAGGGCTTCGCCAAGGTCGGCCTGCCGGATTCCTGCGACGTCGACGACCTGGTCGCGGTCTGCCGGGAGAGCAGCCTCTACCCCGGCGACATCCACAACCCGTTCTGGGACATCCGGCTCGACCTGCTGGACACCGCCGAGGCCGGCGACCACGGCACCATCAAGGTCACCGGCAAGGGCGAGGGCCTGGAGTTCAACAAGCACACCGTCGACGTCCTCGTCGGCGGCCCGGAACTGCTGAAGAAGAAGCTCCCCGCCGAACCCGCGGGTTTCCGTCCCGGCGACACCTACGACGCGCCGCTCGGCTTCCGCAACGTCGGCAGCATGCCCGCCCACGGCGTCGTGCTCCGCTTCGCCGGCACCCGCGGCCTCTCCTTCCCCGAGTCGTACGACAACTGCTCGTACGCCGAGGAGAACAAGGACAACCTGATCCGCTACCGCCAGGTCGCGCTGTGCACCTTCGAGGGCGAGTTCCTGCACGGCATGGCCTACGAACTGAGCGAGCCGGTAGAGGTGAAGACCGCGGACTTCGCGCTCGGCGACATCTTCACCTACGGCTTCGACGCCGTCGGCGCAGAAGCCGCCGACGAACTGCGGGCGGGCGCCGGGCACCGGAAGGGAACCGGCAGGACGCTCACCCTCGAGCCGGTCGAGAGCGGCCACGTCGGCGACTACTCCAAGTACGCCGAGATCGACCTGCCCACGCAGAACACCTACGACCTCGACCTCACCGGGGCGCGGGTCGCGGGCGAGCAGGGCGAGACGGTCACCGTCGACGTCCGCATGAGCAACCACGGGCCCGCCTGGATCGGGTCGCTGCGCGCGGGCGGCGAACCGCTCGGCTTCAGCGTGCAGATCCCCGAGGGCGCCAGCGTCGTGGACAGCCCCTGCAACCCCGTGAACGACGAGTCCCCGTCCGAGTACCTCTGCTTCACCAACACCCCGTTCCTGGAGGACGACGCGCGCACCTTCCCCTTCGAGCTGCGCATCGACAAGGTCGTCGCGGGCGCCAAGGGCAAGATCGCGCTGCCCGACCACGACAACCCCTGGGAGGGCGACCCCTCCAACGACACCGGCTGGATCGTGCTGAACGGCACGGGGGACGAGGAGACGCCGGGCGACAGCGGCGGCGGCACCGGCGGCCCGGACACCACGGGCGGTACGGACACCACCGGCGGCTCGCAGACGATGGGCGGCACCGGGACGACCGGCGGCTCGGACACGGCCGGCGGCACCACCGGCGGGACTTCCACCGCCGGGACCACCGGCTCCACGACCGGTGGTACGACCGGCGGCCAGTCGCCCCAGGGCGGTCGGGGCGGCGTGCTGGCCTCCACCGGCTCCACGGTGCTGCTCGGCTCGGCCGGCGCGGCCCTCGCGCTCGCGGCGGGCGGCGTCCTGTACGCCGTCTCACGCCGCCGCAGGACGGGCGGCACCGCGGCCTGACACCGGCCGCGACGCGCGGCTACCGGACCCGGAGTGCCTTCGCGTAGCAGAGGCTGTCCTCGTGGAAGCGGTAATAGCCGAACTTCCCGCAGGGCTCGTAGCCGCTGGACGTGTACAGGGCCACGGCCTCCGGCTGCTTGGTGCCCGTCTCCAGCACCATCCGGGTCCGGCCCGCCGCACGGGCGTCCTCCTCCAGGGCGGCCAGAATGCGGCGGGCCAGCCCGCGCCCGCGCACCTGCTCGATCACGAACATCCGCTTGAGTTCGGCGTCCCCGTCGAGATTGCCCTCGTCGTTGGCGTCCTGGCTGCGCCAGCCGCCCGAGGCGACGGGGACGTCGTTCTCGTCGTACGCGATCAGGTACTGGCCGTTCGGCGGCGCGAAGTCCGACGGGTCCAGGTGCGTGGCGTCGCCGCCGTCGCCGTAGCGGACGTCGTACTCGGCCTGCACCTCGTCGTTGAGCTTGACGGCGTCGGGGTGGTCGAAGGGGACCCGGCGTATGTTCATTCTTCCTACCGTATATCGATGCGGAGTCCGGAGCGGGACACCGTCCAGTGTGCCGGTATCGTGCCGGGATGCTCACCGTGACCTCCGTCAACGTCAATGGCCTGCGCGCCGCCGCGAAGAAGGGCTTCGTGGAGTGGCTCGCCGGCACCTCCGCCGACGTGCTGTGCCTCCAGGAGGTGCGGGCCGAACCCCACCAACTGCCGGACCACGCCGGCGCGCCCGAGGGCTGGCACGTGACGCACGCCCCCGCCGCCGCCAAGGGCCGCGCCGGTGTCTCCCTCTACACGCGCCGTGAGCCCGACGCCGTCCGCGTCGGTTTCGGCTCGACGGAGTTCGACACCAGTGGCCGCTACGTCGAGGCCGACCTGCCCGGTGTGACGGTCGCCTCCCTCTACCTCCCCTCCGGCGAGGTCGGCACCGAGCGCCAGGACGAGAAGGTGCGCTTCATGGGCGAGTTCCTGGCCTACCTGAAGGAACTGCGCGAGCGCGCCGCCGCCGAGGGGCGCGAGGTCGTCGTCTGCGGCGACTGGAACATCGCCCACCGCGAGGCCGACCTGAAGAACTGGCGCGCCAACAAGAAGAACTCCGGGTTCCTGCCGGAGGAGCGGGAGTGGCTCGGCCGCATCCTCGACCCGGCGGAGGGCGGGTACGTGGACGTGGTGCGCGCGCTGCACCCGGACGTCGAGGGACCGTACTCGTGGTGGTCGTACCGGGGGCGGGCCTTCGACAACGACGCAGGTTGGAGGATCGAC includes:
- the moaC gene encoding cyclic pyranopterin monophosphate synthase MoaC gives rise to the protein MSTQDRPSGSGQDPQDRLTHIDEAGAARMVDVSGKDVTARTARASGRVLVAPRVVELLRGEGVPKGDALATARIAGIMGAKRTPDLIPLCHPLSVSGVKLDLSVADDAVEITATVRTTDRTGVEMEALTAVSVAALTVVDMVKAVDKGAVITDVRVEQKTGGKSGDWTRS
- a CDS encoding MogA/MoaB family molybdenum cofactor biosynthesis protein; translation: MTPDAGVGGALLGPYAALVVTASNRAAAGVYEDRGGPLIAEGLRRFGFAVDGPQVVPDGDPVRAALRAGVEAGFDVIVTTGGTGISPTDRTPEATRAVIDREVPGIAEAIRAYGRDKVPAAALSRGLAGVAGGTLIVNLPGSSGGVKDGLAVLEPLLKHAVDQIRGGDHPRPASGGGAS
- a CDS encoding GNAT family N-acetyltransferase, which encodes MNGPSWPAELTDGDIVLRPIKLRDQRTWREVNRRNRDWLRPWEATIPPPGPGGPIAHRPTYRQMVRHLRSEAHAGRMLPFVIEYQGRLVGQLTVAGITWGSMCSGHVGYWVDEAVAGRGVMPTAVALAVDHCFRTVGLHRVEVCIRPENAPSRRVVEKLGFREEGLRPRYLHIDGAWRDHLVFALTAEEVPEGLLRRWHRSRHRSTPNAGNSGSTGNAGN
- the sepX gene encoding divisome protein SepX/GlpR, whose protein sequence is MSSSGLIYAVIVGAWAAYLVPMWLRRQDELNEARPTERFSTAIRLLSGRAGMERRYAKDLRSRPADEAGPDADAPDAVTDSVDVRAFAVSRTRRHTRPTPPRQAAERPETARPRAGGPEDGPRPGQSAEPGRQAGTGAAPARERVPQARRAPVSPGAAARARRSKALARRRRTTVMLFLAFTLGSVVAAVGGLAFLWAPGVPAVLLSAYIAHLRAQERRRFAFQMDRRQAEAAAQRLRDRDPRPRRRGPAPAAPGTVGDLDAEEPDDGPETESGAGMSALAADRRALVEQTDHAEWVDQQRERRGRPQGDSWDPVPVPLPTYVTAPVAPRATPDVDLAAPDAWSSARSSAVAPDQEDAARASGADRDRPADAPAHAPAEERPEAPARSGARRAASARRARERGRTPLFDQYDDGDRPRAANE
- a CDS encoding GNAT family N-acetyltransferase, which codes for MNIRRVPFDHPDAVKLNDEVQAEYDVRYGDGGDATHLDPSDFAPPNGQYLIAYDENDVPVASGGWRSQDANDEGNLDGDAELKRMFVIEQVRGRGLARRILAALEEDARAAGRTRMVLETGTKQPEAVALYTSSGYEPCGKFGYYRFHEDSLCYAKALRVR
- a CDS encoding exodeoxyribonuclease III, which produces MLTVTSVNVNGLRAAAKKGFVEWLAGTSADVLCLQEVRAEPHQLPDHAGAPEGWHVTHAPAAAKGRAGVSLYTRREPDAVRVGFGSTEFDTSGRYVEADLPGVTVASLYLPSGEVGTERQDEKVRFMGEFLAYLKELRERAAAEGREVVVCGDWNIAHREADLKNWRANKKNSGFLPEEREWLGRILDPAEGGYVDVVRALHPDVEGPYSWWSYRGRAFDNDAGWRIDYHVSTPGLAAKAVKGYVERAATHAERWSDHAPVTVVYDR